One Helianthus annuus cultivar XRQ/B chromosome 12, HanXRQr2.0-SUNRISE, whole genome shotgun sequence genomic region harbors:
- the LOC110893216 gene encoding uncharacterized protein LOC110893216 translates to MASWTHEEELALVTSVVDAMKGRPPGQTKYWPEAFAAYRLNVDNDRHNKRRGFSLSPHGHFCPISPQIHIYSKHYQPPKSHYELQYHHRTKPHRTNLHRTTTVRQPDEAFVPTIERTPLRLKGVCYITLTQYDIEDVQEHCNNLFSQQEIVSLYKRFCQLDRNAKGFISADEFLSVPEFAMNPLSQRLLKMVDGLNFKDFVIFLSAFNPKASIPQKIELDVVFIIYHEM, encoded by the exons ATGGCATCCTGGACCCATGAAGAAGAACTTGCCCTAGTCACAAGCgtcgttgacgctatgaaggggcggccaccgggccaaacaaaatattggCCGGAAGCTTTTGCGGCCTACCGACTAAACGTCGATAACGACCGCCACAAC AAAAGGCGGGGTTTTTCCCTCTCTCCCCATGGTCACTTTTGCCCAATCTCCCCCCAAATTCACATTTACAGCAAACACTACCAACCTCCAAAATCACACTACGAGCTCCAATATCACCACCGTACGAAACCCCACCGGACAAATCTCCACCGGACGACCACCGTACGACAACCAGACGAAGCTTTTGTTCCCACCATCGAACGAACCCCCTTAAG ATTAAAGGGTGTTTGTTATATTACACTAACTCAATATGATATTGAAGATGTTCAAGAACACTGCAATAATCTAT TTTCCCAGCAAGAGATAGTTTCTTTGTATAAAAGATTTTGTCAACTCGACCGCAATGCCAAGGGATTCATTTCTGCTGATGAGTTTCTTTCGGTACCCGAATTTGCAATGAATCCTCTGTCTcag AGATTGCTTAAGATGGTGGATGGTTTGAACTTTAAGGACTTTGTGATATTCTTGTCAGCTTTTAATCCTAAAGCAAGCATACCCCAGAAGATTGAAC TTGATGTCGTGTTCATTATATATCATGAAATGTGA